CAAGTTATATTTGGGATTTTGGTGATGGCAATACTTCAAGCGACGAAAACCCTCAACATTTATATACAATAGGTGGCACATATACAGTAGAATTGACAGCTACCGGTAATGGAGGAACGAGTTCTATTTTGAAAACCGTCAATATAATAGATATTCCGGAGCCAATTGCAGATTTCACATATTCTGGAGGAACAGATCCTGCTCCCAGCACTGTCTTTTTTACTAACACCTCTCAGAATGCCACCTCCTACAATTGGGATTTTGGTAATGGGGAGTCTTCAACTTCAATGAATCCAGTACATACATTTAATTCAGGTGGTGTTTTTACAGTAAATCTCACTGCCACCGGAGCAGGCGGAACACATTCTATTTCGAAAAATATAAATATTGCTAATCCTATTGGACCTAATGCAGATTTTTCATTTACAGGTGCAGGTGCTTATGCTCCTTGCAGTGTTTCTTTTACTAATTTGTCTCAAAATTCACACTCATACAGTTGGGATTTTGGCGATGGTGGAACATCAACATCAGAAAATCCATCTCATACTTATAATACGGGGGGTGTTTTTACTGTAATCCTCACTGCCACCGGAACAGGAGGAACTAGCTCTAGTTTTCAAAATGTTGGTATTGAAGATGCTCCAACTAAACTCCAAATTAATCAACTTTTGTTAATGGATTATCCAATTACGGATGATTATGGTGATTTTTGGGATGTTTCAGATGGTCCGGATATCAAGTGGAAAATATTGGATGAAAATCAAGTAACTACTCTCTTTTCAGGAGGTATTTATTGGGATATTATTTACACCGATTTACCTTTAACTTATACATATGGATTGCCATATACACTAACAGATATAAATCCTACTTATACAATAATATTTTTTGATATTGATTCCCCAGATGAAATATGGATGGGAGGATTTTATTTTGAACCATCAATATATACAGATTATCCTTCTACTATATTGATGACTACTGGAGGAGTTGGTTATTTTGAATTCGAATTGTCTGTTACATGGCTAAATTCCAAAAATGAAGTTGTCAATACTAAAGGAGGTAAATCAAGAATAGAATTAGTACCTATTAAATCATTGAAAAAGTAAAAATTAATTTATTGCAGCTATTTTAGCTTGTCTACGAAAACAGCATAAAAATAGAAATTTCATTCGAAATATATCATTTATAAAAATTGCCTGTTGCATAGAGAACCTAACAAAATAGTAAGCGATATGTTTGCGGTTGCATAACGAAAATGATTTGAATGAAATTCAATTGGATAAAAAACATATTATTTTAAATATATCTGATGATAATACATTCATAAAATAAAAAAGATGAGAAAAATTGGACTATCATTAAGCTTAATCTTGGGTTTTGTAATTTTTTCTTTTGCGCAAAGAGACACAATTGCAGCATGGACTTTTCCTACCGGCCTAGAAGATGATAAATATGCAAATATTGGTACTGAACAAAATCTTGGAGAAAAGTATTTATCGGCTGAAGATACAACATCTGCCCAAAGAGAACTAACATACACGAACGGAGTTGAAGGCTCTGGAGATTTTGCCGCTACCGCAAATGGCAGGGACAATGGAGCGAATGCAAAATATTGGGCTATAAAGATTAAGGCTCAGGAATATTCTGAAATTCGAGTATCATCTCAACAAAGAGCTGCAAACAATCCTGCCGGACCTGAAGATTTTAAACTTCAATACAAAATTGGAGAAAATGGAACATGGACTGACATTCCAGGAGGTGATATAATAGTTGCAAATGATTGGACTACAGGTGTTGTTTCTAAACTGGATTTGCCAAGTGAAACCAACGAAACTTCTTCTTCGATACATATTAGATGGATAATGACTTCAAACGAAAATATTGAAGGACACGATGTTGATACTTTAGCAAATGCAAAAATTGATAACATAATTGTTACAGGTGTTCTTGCGACATCAATTGGTATTGAAGGAGATACTATTGCTGGTTGGACCTTTGCTTCTGACAGCATAGACATTTCATTAAATGCAAATTTGGGAATTTCAGAAAATAGCAATAATTATTTATCTGCTGAAGATACAAATTCTGTAGAAAGGGTAATCTATCTAACTAATGGAGCAACTGACAATGCAGCTACAACAGTTGGATGGAACGATGGAGCATGGTCGAAATATTGGTGTGTTAAATTTAAGGCAGAAGGTTTTACCAATATAAAAGTGTCTTCTAAACAGAGAAGTGGTGGCAACGAACCTGGTCCACGCGAATGGAAAATTCAGGCTCGACTAAGCCATGAAGACTGGATTATTGTTCCGAATGGAAATGTTACGGTAGCTGGCAATTGGACTACCGGTGTTGCAGAAAATCTTGAACTTCCTGAATTATTTGACAATCCCGGATCAAGCTTGATATATGTCAGATGGATTATGACATCAGATTCTTCAACAAATAACACTATCGTTGATGAATTTGGTGTTGCGAAAATTGATGATATAATTATCAGCGGAACTTCTTCTTCGGAGACCTATGAAATACTTTTCGAAAGTAAATTGAATATTTATCCAAATCCTTGCTCCGAAAATGTTATGGTTGAAAGTTCAAAGCTAATTGAAGAAATTAGTGTATATAATATTTATGGCAGCCTAATTGAAAAACAAAAATGCAACTCAAATTCAATATTTTATAGTTTGCCTCAGTGTAAAAAGGGGATATATTTAATTTCTGTTAAATATGCTGGCGATATAATTCCTGAAACTAGAAAAGTTACAGTTTTTTAAAACTAATTTTTTAGAACTTAATTTCTTAATAATCAGTTTTATCCAAATCATAGTTCATTTCAATTGATTCAGTTGGTTAGTGATTTTTAGGGCTGTTTAGTTTTTTATGAAACAGCCTTTTTTTTGTTTCTTATTCTGCGCATGCCGTCATCACTTCAAATGACAGCATATGATTATCAATCGTTTACGAGCAATGATTTTGAATTATGAGCGTTGTAATTCGCAGAACAGGAAGGCACGAAAAATGTTTTTGCTGATCATATAAAAACTAATCAACAATTTTAAATTCAACTCTTCTATTTTTTGCTCTGTTTTTTTCGGTGTCGTTCGGAGAAATTGGTTTTAGCTCGCCATGCCCAATTGCTATAAAGCGATTTTTTGATATTCCGTAGTTTATCAAATAATTCACAACCGAATTGGCTCTTTGCTGCGAAAGTTTATCATTATATTCGTTCGAGCCTTTGCTATCTGTGTGTGCAGAAATTTCGACTTTTATTCGTGGATTATTTTTCATTAGATCTGCAACTCTGTTTAATTCGCGATAGCTTACTGCCTGCAAAACATATGAATTAAAGTCGAACAAAATATTATTCAAAACAGCCTTAACATCTTTTTTTAGTGGCGATAATTCGGCATTTTTCACAATAGTGTCGGACAAAAAATTATGTTCAGGAATCAACAATTCCGAATAAAACATATATCCTATTGTCGATGCCGAAAAATCAAGAATATGTACTTTTCTGATTTCTATAGAATAGCTGCCGTCAGATTTGCAAATTTTTTCATAAGTTTTATTCACATTCAAATCGCTGATAGTAATTTTTGCTTTTATCGGCTTTTTTGTTTCTATATCAACAACATTCCCAATAAGAGTAAAAATTCTTGGAGTCAATGCAATGTTTTTTTCAATGTCTTGATATTTTATTCTTTTAACCAAATCAATTGTTTCAGGTATGGAATTTTCGAAGCCTTCGGAAGAAACCATAAATTGATATTTTAAACCGATTTCGAGCTGGGTTTCAAATTTTCCATCATCGCCGGATTGAAGCTCAAGAATTTCGTTTGTTTCAATATTTTTAATTGCAATTTTCGCTTTGATAGTTTCTTCCGATTCAATATCAGAAATAATTCCATTGAAAGGAACTGTGCTTGGAGATAATTCAATATTTTTATCAACAACAGTAAATTTTTTTATAGGTTTTATTTCAATAATATCATTTTTTTCAAAAAATCCTTCAGCTTCGAGCTCAATTTCGTACTTGTCTTTTTCTTTCAAAATACAAACATAATCGCCATCTATAGTGCTGTACAATTGAGAAATGATTCTATCGGATTTCGATTTTTTTATTGTAATATTTGCTTCTAAGAATTCTTTGTCTTTTTCGTTTTGAATTTTACCCCGCATTAAAACAAATTTTCCAAGTTGGTGTTCTTCAGGAATATTAATGGAATAAATGTCGTCAGAACTGAACTCGTTGCAAGTATAGTATAAAATATCTCCTGAAAATGGGATGCTTGCCAATTTCTCATTGTATGGAGAATTTACAAAATCGAGGTTTTCCGGTTCAGTCCAGCTTTTGTTTTCCTGCAAAGTAGTTTTGTAAAGGTCGAAGCCGCCTTTTCCTTCCTGGCGAATCGCAGAAAATATCAGACTTATGCCATCGACCATAATTCTTGGGCATTCAACAATACCTTTATTGATATTTTCGGGCAACAAAATCGGCTCGCCCCATGTTCTGTCTTCTTGCCTTTCGGAGACAAATAGTTGATATTTTATAGTTTTTTTTCGTCCTAACTTCACTTCTTTTCCTCGCATAAAATATAAAAACCTACCATCGGCTGATACAGATGGAAAACCTTCATACGATGAAGTATTAATGGGATTTCCTATGTTTTTTGCCTCTGCCCAAACGGAGCCTTTTTTTTCTGAAATCCAAATATCCATATTTCCTTTTGTTCCTTCAATATCTGAAGTAAAAAATATAAAGTTCCCATCGTATGAAAGAAACGAGCCTCCAACAAAATTGGGGCGTTTCGCAAGTTCATTTAGGTCTGGGATGTTAAGTTTTATTTTCCAAATAGAATCAGAACTTTGGTTAGATTTCATTAGTCGCCATTGCCCGGTTCTATCGGTTTCGTAAATCATTGTTTTTCCATCGAAACTTATTGTTGGACAATATTCATTATAAATCGAGTGATTGATTTTTAGTCTGGTGCTTTTGTTGTTTTGGGCAAACGAAAGACCTACGAATAATATACTTGCGATGAATGTTATTATAATTTTCATACTGACATTTTCTTGTTAGTCATTTCAATAATAATGAGTTTCTGAAGAAATACTAATTTAGAAATCTCTTTTTTTCATTAAAATTAAAACCTATTAATATTTCGTGTATTCCGCTCGAATAACTTACAATATTGCTCAACGAATATCCAAAGGAATATGCTGCAATAAAATTTTTATATCGAAAACCTGTTTTTGCAAAGAAAGATTCAGAATTGCTCCATGAGCCACCTAACCAAAAATTCTTTTTAAAATAGAAATTCACTCCAAAATCGTAAACTACCGGTGAGTTTATAATAGCTTTTGCTGTGGAATTTGGCTCTATGCTGAAATTTTTGGACAAATCGAACTCATAAGCACCATTAATAAAATAATGCCTAACCATTTTATTGTCATCGGAATTGCTTTCATATTTATATGAATTTTCAAGAATTTGAGCCGAGCTTATTCCAAAATAGTATTTGTGAGAATAAAATAATATGCCTGCATTTAAATCGGCAAAAAACTGAGCATCGCTACTTGTGGTCAATGTTGGGTCAAATCCTGAATAGTCTTCATTCTCAGTTAGATTTCCAATTTTGAATTGATATATATTCCCGGAAATTCCTATTGAAAGATTATGATTTTTTTTATCGTTCAATGTTAAATGATATGCCATTGAAAAATTAATCCCGGCACGAGAAAACGGTCCACTTTTGTCGCTGTACAAATATGATCCTATTCCAAATCTGCCATTTCGCAACACAGGAAATCTGTTTAATGATTCGCCTGTATGGTCAAATTTTCCGACTCTTGAAATTCTTGAATGAAAGCTAATTATATTTGTTTGCGGAGCATTGTCGAAACCCAATAGATTCATATGCGAGATAATACGCAAAGGAGTATAATTCTGACTTCCGGCCACAGCAGGATTTATAAGAAAACTATTTAGCTTATATTGGTTATAAAGCGGCAGTTGCTGCGCTTTTGCTGCTGCAACATTTATTGTTAGAATTATTATTAAAATTAGTTTCTTCATTATTATCTTATAATTGAAACATCTCCTTTAATGATGGCTGTTCCATTTTTTAAATCAATTATATAGAAATATGCGTCTATTGGTAGATTTTTGCCTTCATATTTTCCGTCCCATTTGTTATTGTCATAGTTGCCAACAGATTTAAAAATCAGTTTAGACCATCTGTTGTATATTTCAACAACTGCATTCTGATAAAGATGAATGTTTGTAATTTCCCATTCGTCGTGATAGCCATCGGCATTTGGTGTAAAAACACTTGGAATTGAAAGACAATTTTCATTTTCATAAATGATTTCAAATTCGTTGGTTTTGCTGCAATTATTTAAGTCCGATACGGTAACTTCATAAAATCCGGATATTAAATCGAAAATTGAGTCTGTTTGCTCTCCAATTGACCATTGGTAAGAATATGGAGCAAATCCTGAATCTACAGATAAAGCAATGTAAGCATCGTAATTATCTACACAACTTGCATTTTGAATCTCGGCATTTATAATTATTTCAGCAGGCTGATCTAAGAATATACTTGCATTTGTTTCGCAATTGTTGCTATCTATAATTTCAAGTGAAAATTCGCCTGTAGCAATATTTGATATGTTTGATTCTATTTGCCCATTGCTCCATAAAAAATTGTATGGTTCGTTTCCGCCTGAAATATTGCTAACAATTATTCCATCTTCATAATCAAAACAACTTATTTTTTGAAAAACTTCTAAATTCAAAAGTAAAGGATTAGGCTGAGAAATTGTGATTATTTCGGTACTATCTTTACAACTATTTAAATCGTAAACAACAAGGTAATAATCTCCTATTCCTAAATTATCCAAAGATTCGTCCGACGA
The window above is part of the Bacteroidota bacterium genome. Proteins encoded here:
- a CDS encoding PKD domain-containing protein, encoding MKKNLFLVLVSILVCFSSCQKEPVASFTASSTTALVGETISFSNTSVDGSSYEWDFGDGNTSSEKNPTHVYDSANTYSVSLIANSKNGKNSDEATATIVIMDLEPVAGFSFTGAGENAPCTVTFINSSTNATSYIWDFGDGNTSSDENPQHLYTIGGTYTVELTATGNGGTSSILKTVNIIDIPEPIADFTYSGGTDPAPSTVFFTNTSQNATSYNWDFGNGESSTSMNPVHTFNSGGVFTVNLTATGAGGTHSISKNINIANPIGPNADFSFTGAGAYAPCSVSFTNLSQNSHSYSWDFGDGGTSTSENPSHTYNTGGVFTVILTATGTGGTSSSFQNVGIEDAPTKLQINQLLLMDYPITDDYGDFWDVSDGPDIKWKILDENQVTTLFSGGIYWDIIYTDLPLTYTYGLPYTLTDINPTYTIIFFDIDSPDEIWMGGFYFEPSIYTDYPSTILMTTGGVGYFEFELSVTWLNSKNEVVNTKGGKSRIELVPIKSLKK
- a CDS encoding T9SS type A sorting domain-containing protein, encoding MRKIGLSLSLILGFVIFSFAQRDTIAAWTFPTGLEDDKYANIGTEQNLGEKYLSAEDTTSAQRELTYTNGVEGSGDFAATANGRDNGANAKYWAIKIKAQEYSEIRVSSQQRAANNPAGPEDFKLQYKIGENGTWTDIPGGDIIVANDWTTGVVSKLDLPSETNETSSSIHIRWIMTSNENIEGHDVDTLANAKIDNIIVTGVLATSIGIEGDTIAGWTFASDSIDISLNANLGISENSNNYLSAEDTNSVERVIYLTNGATDNAATTVGWNDGAWSKYWCVKFKAEGFTNIKVSSKQRSGGNEPGPREWKIQARLSHEDWIIVPNGNVTVAGNWTTGVAENLELPELFDNPGSSLIYVRWIMTSDSSTNNTIVDEFGVAKIDDIIISGTSSSETYEILFESKLNIYPNPCSENVMVESSKLIEEISVYNIYGSLIEKQKCNSNSIFYSLPQCKKGIYLISVKYAGDIIPETRKVTVF
- a CDS encoding OmpA family protein; the encoded protein is MKIIITFIASILFVGLSFAQNNKSTRLKINHSIYNEYCPTISFDGKTMIYETDRTGQWRLMKSNQSSDSIWKIKLNIPDLNELAKRPNFVGGSFLSYDGNFIFFTSDIEGTKGNMDIWISEKKGSVWAEAKNIGNPINTSSYEGFPSVSADGRFLYFMRGKEVKLGRKKTIKYQLFVSERQEDRTWGEPILLPENINKGIVECPRIMVDGISLIFSAIRQEGKGGFDLYKTTLQENKSWTEPENLDFVNSPYNEKLASIPFSGDILYYTCNEFSSDDIYSINIPEEHQLGKFVLMRGKIQNEKDKEFLEANITIKKSKSDRIISQLYSTIDGDYVCILKEKDKYEIELEAEGFFEKNDIIEIKPIKKFTVVDKNIELSPSTVPFNGIISDIESEETIKAKIAIKNIETNEILELQSGDDGKFETQLEIGLKYQFMVSSEGFENSIPETIDLVKRIKYQDIEKNIALTPRIFTLIGNVVDIETKKPIKAKITISDLNVNKTYEKICKSDGSYSIEIRKVHILDFSASTIGYMFYSELLIPEHNFLSDTIVKNAELSPLKKDVKAVLNNILFDFNSYVLQAVSYRELNRVADLMKNNPRIKVEISAHTDSKGSNEYNDKLSQQRANSVVNYLINYGISKNRFIAIGHGELKPISPNDTEKNRAKNRRVEFKIVD
- a CDS encoding type IX secretion system membrane protein PorP/SprF; translation: MKKLILIIILTINVAAAKAQQLPLYNQYKLNSFLINPAVAGSQNYTPLRIISHMNLLGFDNAPQTNIISFHSRISRVGKFDHTGESLNRFPVLRNGRFGIGSYLYSDKSGPFSRAGINFSMAYHLTLNDKKNHNLSIGISGNIYQFKIGNLTENEDYSGFDPTLTTSSDAQFFADLNAGILFYSHKYYFGISSAQILENSYKYESNSDDNKMVRHYFINGAYEFDLSKNFSIEPNSTAKAIINSPVVYDFGVNFYFKKNFWLGGSWSNSESFFAKTGFRYKNFIAAYSFGYSLSNIVSYSSGIHEILIGFNFNEKKRFLN